A single window of Dermacentor albipictus isolate Rhodes 1998 colony chromosome 1, USDA_Dalb.pri_finalv2, whole genome shotgun sequence DNA harbors:
- the LOC135919952 gene encoding uncharacterized protein has protein sequence MAVRRLELELEKVRLQLECERIALRRVELEQSSRPPSVSEGSDRRGAITDVIAQCAKVLKAYRLPCDADVPIWFDEVEKLFASFQVPEHSRVHLIMPALAERVRYLLRGLNDKECTDYETVKKAVLDELKLTPAKYLERFEKASKRKEETWAQFASRARTYLAYYLQSRTANTKEAMTELMVADRMKASLSSEALEYVLLREGEDWFKPVEVAKVLETFEQAKGKGRATKPAATASLPQHAKLAGPQRTNLRCHVCHIQGHLARDCPKASDKEPQGKPPTVQKQRVQKVAVVSEEPPPEQERVLSARVHVVAQNASSGRSKLDLIPIMCGDIATEAVLDTGSEITVVRKSMLPIDLQEPSRTVRLESAFGNTIRAKLATLPVGMHRPGAVIQPQRIDLVCAVTDELANGVDCLLSKEDWELLRAQEKEEFGEENIPRAGVRSVEMVDNTEPDCGLSCEETTDEIPKLQGNSLMQDVNAVPSQRELELTESVAELTGTECQSKYALVYDRRARTKEFNVGDQVLLFDTGWALKKFDYWLFGAVVNVVSDHNPLSYLTTSTPQGAKLARWALSLQRYNVTVRHRKGTCNANADALSRLSNRSWEPIE, from the coding sequence atggcggtgagacgcctggagctggagctggaaaaggtgcgcctacagctagagtgcgagcgcattgctctGCGGAGAGTGGAGCTCGAGCAGTCGAGCAGGCCGCCTTCGGTGTCGGAAGGAAGCGATCGGCGCGGTGCCATCACGGATGTAATAGCGCAatgtgctaaagtgcttaaggcataccggttgccgtgtgacgctgacgttccGATATGGTTTGATGAGGTCGAAAAGTTGTTTGCATCTTTTCAAGTACCAGAACACAGCCGTGTACATTTGATCATGCCGGCGCTGGCCGAGCGGGTTCGTTATCTGTTGCGTGGCCTCAATGACAAGGAATGTACAGATTATGAGACTGTAAAGAAGGCAGTATTAGATGAACTTAAGCTCACGCCAGCTAAATACTTGGAGAGGTTTGAGAAGGCAtctaaacgaaaggaggaaacttgGGCTCAGTTCGCGTCCCGCGCTAGAACCTATTTGGCCTATTACCTTCAGTCTCGCACTGCAAACACCAAAGAAGCTATGACGGAGCTTATGGTCGCTGACCGTATGAAAGCTAGTCTAAGCTCAGAAGCCCTAGAATATGTTCTTTTGCGGGAAGGCGAAGACTGGTTTAAGCCAGTGGAGGTGGCAAAAGTACTCGAGACTTTCgagcaagctaaagggaaaggacgagcaactaaGCCAGCCGCAACAGCCTCATTGCCGCAGCACGCAAAACTAGCTGGCCCGCAGAGGACAAATTTAAGATGCCACGTGTGTCATATACAGGGTcacctagccagagactgcccaaaagcttcagataaagaaccgcaggggaagccaccgactgtgcaaaaacaaagggtacagaAGGTTGCTGTTGTAAGTGAAGAACCTCCACCAGAGCAAGAAAGGGTGCTAAGCGCTAGAGTACATGTCGTAGCTCAAAATGCTAGCTCGGGGAGGTCGAAGCTGGACCTAATCCCTATCATGTGCGGGGATATAGCAACGGAAGCTGTGTTGGACACAGGTAGTGAGATAACGGTAGTCCGTAAAAGTATGTTGCCCATCGATTTACAGGAGCCATCACGAACAGTAAGACTTGAGTCGGCATTCGGAAACACCATTCGAGCTAAGCTAGCTACGCTGCCCGTAGGCATGCATCGCCCGGGGGCTGTGATACAACCGCAGAGGATCGATCTGGTGTGCGCGGTTACCGACGAACTTGCAAACGGGGTTGACTGCCTGCTgtcaaaggaagattgggaactactacgggcgcaggaaaaagaggagtttggagaggaaaataTTCCGCGGGCAGGGGTCCGATCAGTCGAAATGGTCGATAACACTGAGCCGGACTGCGGTCTAAGTTGCGAAGAAACGACAGATGAAATCCCTAAATTGCAAGGGAATAGTTTGATGCAGGATGTCAATGCggtgcccagtcagcgggagCTAGAACTAACCGAGAGTGTAGCTGAGTTGACAGGCACCGAGTGCCAGAGCAAATATGCTCTAGTTTACGATAGGAGGGCACGGACAAAAGAATTTAATGTCGGGGACCAAGTACTCCTCTTTGACACAGGTTgggcactcaagaaatttgactactggcttttcggagcagtggtgaatgttgtctctgatcataacccattgtcatatttgacaaccagcaccccccagggggccaagttagcaagatgggcgctttcactacagcgctacaatgtaacggtgcgtcaccggaaaggaacatgtaacgccaatgctgatgcattgtcaaggctctcgaatcgttcgtgggagccaatcgagtaa